In Verrucomicrobiia bacterium, a genomic segment contains:
- the pyrH gene encoding UMP kinase, protein MKRAKAQAPRYRRILLKLSGEAMGGKDGYGINPQAIQALAAQIGEVRQLGVQVVIVIGGGNIFRGLQGSEQGIERATGDYMGMLATIINALALQDALEKQGIPTRVQSALNVMQVAEAFIRRRAVRHLEKGRVVIFSGGTGNPYFSTDTAAALRANEIGAEVLLKATKVDGIYDSDPRKNSQAKRYDQITYLEALQRRLQVMDSTAFSLCMDNRMPIIVFDLFKPHNLRRVVMGEKVGTLVTG, encoded by the coding sequence ATGAAACGCGCTAAAGCACAGGCTCCTCGATATCGTCGCATCCTGCTCAAGCTCTCCGGCGAAGCCATGGGCGGCAAGGATGGTTATGGGATCAATCCGCAGGCCATCCAGGCCCTGGCCGCCCAAATTGGCGAGGTGCGCCAGCTTGGCGTGCAGGTGGTGATCGTGATTGGCGGCGGCAACATTTTTCGCGGGCTGCAGGGGAGTGAACAGGGCATTGAACGGGCCACGGGCGATTACATGGGGATGCTGGCCACCATCATCAACGCCCTGGCCCTGCAGGATGCGCTGGAGAAACAGGGCATCCCGACGCGGGTTCAGAGCGCGTTGAACGTCATGCAGGTGGCCGAGGCGTTCATCCGCCGGCGCGCGGTGCGTCACCTGGAGAAGGGCCGGGTGGTCATCTTCAGCGGCGGCACGGGCAACCCCTATTTTTCCACCGACACGGCGGCGGCCTTGCGCGCCAACGAAATTGGGGCCGAAGTTTTGCTCAAAGCCACCAAGGTGGATGGCATCTATGACAGCGACCCGCGCAAGAATTCGCAGGCCAAACGGTACGATCAGATCACGTATTTGGAGGCCTTGCAGCGCCGTCTGCAGGTGATGGATTCCACGGCCTTCTCCCTGTGCATGGACAACCGGATGCCGATCATTGTGTTCGATTTGTTCAAACCGCACAATCTGCGCCGGGTGGTCATGGGCGAGAAGGTCGGCACGCTGGTCACGGGTTGA
- a CDS encoding MlaD family protein, with translation MPLQDLTPQLRTRLSRLESAVGWFVLLAGALLLTGFVYYVWHTAQRKGWFQEKVLFSTFVNTAAGLKPGDPVRLMGFPIGEVTRVVPNDPNFQYGNITIFFVVRRDANHYCGYLWSDSRAKVVPTDFLGNRGLEITKGQLGIPLLRLANPQDPRSPIVGRLDVQAVKKFTAKVVACLGATNAPDQEAKEIAAFIQKVSASPWEYSAKGFVESPEEMAALVVQAIHREQPTRFYLPYQEEKDIFIEPEESPALTERLERIITQAERALPSFLTLTNQLAQALDNAVRATAELERLLTNARPAVTHAGELTAELQQSVRDLRPMFTNLARISETLAQPQGSLGEWLLPTNVHRELLTVLRSASATLDTANTAIGNTDTNLDNLIDHVNLTLENLALMTSNLNRQVESNTNILSEISDLIRNTDQFIQGLRRHWLLRSAFRTNRPPPRSTAPAPAPPPAAVPPRLKP, from the coding sequence ATGCCCTTGCAGGATCTGACACCGCAGTTGCGCACGCGCCTGAGCCGCCTGGAAAGCGCGGTGGGGTGGTTTGTGCTGCTGGCCGGCGCGCTGCTGCTGACGGGCTTTGTGTACTATGTCTGGCACACCGCCCAGCGCAAGGGATGGTTTCAGGAAAAAGTCCTGTTCTCCACCTTCGTGAACACCGCCGCCGGCCTGAAGCCGGGTGACCCGGTGCGGCTCATGGGCTTTCCCATTGGCGAGGTGACCCGCGTCGTGCCCAACGATCCCAATTTCCAGTACGGCAACATCACCATCTTTTTTGTCGTCCGCCGCGATGCCAACCACTATTGCGGTTACCTCTGGAGCGACTCCCGCGCCAAGGTGGTGCCCACGGACTTTCTCGGCAATCGCGGCTTGGAAATCACCAAAGGCCAGCTCGGCATCCCCCTGCTGCGGCTGGCCAATCCCCAAGACCCCCGCAGCCCGATCGTCGGGCGGCTGGATGTGCAGGCCGTAAAAAAATTCACCGCCAAGGTGGTCGCCTGCCTCGGCGCCACCAATGCCCCCGACCAGGAGGCAAAGGAAATCGCGGCCTTCATCCAAAAGGTGTCGGCCAGTCCCTGGGAGTACAGCGCCAAGGGCTTTGTGGAATCGCCCGAAGAAATGGCCGCGCTGGTGGTCCAGGCCATCCACCGGGAGCAGCCCACCCGCTTTTACCTGCCTTATCAGGAGGAAAAGGACATCTTCATCGAACCCGAAGAATCCCCGGCCCTGACGGAGCGTTTGGAACGCATCATCACCCAGGCAGAACGGGCCTTGCCCAGCTTTTTGACCCTCACCAATCAACTGGCCCAAGCCTTGGATAATGCCGTGCGGGCCACCGCGGAACTGGAACGCCTGCTGACCAACGCGCGCCCCGCGGTCACCCACGCCGGAGAATTGACCGCCGAGCTACAACAATCCGTGCGCGACTTGCGGCCCATGTTCACCAACCTGGCCCGCATTTCGGAAACCCTGGCGCAACCCCAAGGCAGCCTGGGAGAATGGCTCCTGCCCACCAATGTGCATCGGGAATTGTTGACCGTCCTGCGCTCCGCCAGCGCCACCCTCGACACCGCCAACACGGCCATCGGCAACACCGACACCAACCTGGACAACCTGATTGACCATGTGAATCTCACCTTGGAAAACCTGGCCCTCATGACCAGCAATTTGAACCGGCAGGTGGAATCCAACACCAATATTTTAAGCGAGATATCGGACTTGATCCGCAACACAGATCAATTCATTCAGGGCCTGCGCCGGCACTGGCTCCTGCGCTCGGCCTTTCGCACCAATCGGCCGCCGCCCCGCAGCACCGCGCCCGCCCCCGCGCCCCCTCCGGCCGCCGTGCCGCCCCGGCTCAAACCTTGA
- a CDS encoding ABC transporter permease: protein MTPAASSNLPARSWPAAIGHRLHEALHAVQGLLAFGLITLGVLVSKGAVACPLIRPMMRQHLYRAGLRLLPMALFLAMTLGFVVIGQSVVLLSRVGAQDFAGTIMVSVVVRELGPLAAALLILLRVGTATVIELGTARALGEVEVLEALSIDPVHYLVAPRMVGMVLGAFTLSIYLTVAALAFGYVFAFLQDVPVTPTDYLAQLAGALRALDFVLVGLKALLFGVLIAITTCYQGLARPLTLEDVSQATVRATVQGLLGIVALDALFMVVFLAS, encoded by the coding sequence ATGACACCGGCGGCCTCCAGCAACTTGCCAGCGCGCTCCTGGCCGGCGGCCATCGGCCATCGGTTGCATGAGGCGCTGCATGCCGTGCAGGGCCTGCTGGCCTTTGGTTTGATTACCCTGGGCGTGCTCGTCTCCAAAGGGGCCGTGGCCTGCCCCCTAATCCGGCCGATGATGCGCCAACATCTTTACCGGGCCGGGTTGCGGCTGCTGCCCATGGCCCTGTTTCTGGCCATGACCCTGGGCTTTGTGGTCATCGGCCAGAGTGTCGTCTTATTGAGCCGGGTGGGAGCCCAAGATTTTGCCGGCACCATCATGGTCAGCGTGGTGGTTCGCGAGCTGGGACCGCTGGCGGCGGCGCTGCTCATCCTCCTGCGGGTGGGCACCGCCACCGTCATCGAGCTGGGCACGGCGCGAGCTTTGGGGGAGGTGGAAGTGCTGGAAGCCCTCAGCATTGACCCGGTGCATTATCTGGTGGCCCCGCGCATGGTGGGCATGGTTCTTGGTGCCTTTACCTTGAGCATCTATCTGACGGTAGCCGCCCTGGCCTTTGGCTACGTCTTCGCTTTTCTTCAGGATGTGCCCGTCACGCCCACAGACTACCTGGCCCAACTGGCCGGGGCGCTGCGTGCATTGGACTTTGTGCTGGTGGGGCTGAAGGCGTTGCTCTTTGGCGTGCTCATCGCCATCACCACGTGCTATCAAGGGCTGGCCCGGCCTTTGACGCTGGAGGACGTTTCCCAGGCCACCGTGCGGGCCACTGTCCAGGGCCTGCTCGGCATCGTGGCCCTGGACGCCCTGTTTATGGTGGTTTTCCTGGCCAGTTAA
- the glnE gene encoding bifunctional [glutamate--ammonia ligase]-adenylyl-L-tyrosine phosphorylase/[glutamate--ammonia-ligase] adenylyltransferase, whose translation MSRTSWAAAIKKAPVPERAQQYYQALSQTSAGPMLESARPEARQALCALFSGSQYLSEWLQAHPECLADLLDVEALAQPRALAGLRQEVQGWLQPALEAQDYAGALRRLRQFKQRQMLRIAARDLARLAPATSIIKELSDVADVCLSAVGRVVYEQFTRRYGQPWHAVAENQWEITPWCVLGLGKLGGQELNYSSDVDVIFVYAAEGIVAKNPPRHVGPAATSLTNHQFFCRMAEAFVAEVGRVTTEGQLYRIDLRLRPEGKAGPLARSLESYENYYAQWGQTWERMMLIKARPVAGDAGLAHEFAETIQAFRYPRMLSERVIADVAAMKARTEAEVVRSGELERNVKLGRGGIREIEFIVQVTQLLHAGRNPFLQIPQTLPALQAMVKYGLLQAEEAQALTEAYCFLRNVEHRLQMENNRQTHTIPENPAAQKRLAALMGFPSWTAFARQWRAYQERVRAAYENRFQTPPPTPAGPWLPPRIAGHEEIWLSLLAECSFRDPPAALKWMAEFLHGPGYGHLSAQSETSARELAGRLLTWCPRKDAQGRITNLGPRTLSDPDRVLARLDAFIAAYGSRAMLYEAWTRQPSLFEMLVLLFDRSEYLAETAIRTPDLVDDLVASGQLRRSKTAEQTLADLRHGLQDADQAQWLRRYFATEFMRIGLREIIGLADPEQNLAELSALADACLQYAVEVVMRRHRLKKPPFAIIGLGKLGGAELTYGSDLDLLFVAARGSRHLHRLTPLAAEIMALLSEKTADGSVFHTDARLRPDGEKGLLVNALEAYEAYYRQRAQLWEIQALSRARAVAGDAAVGREFTALAQRLTNFAQPDLPLSAYQPGWRQDIVRMRWRIEKERTPPGKEALAIKTGAGGIMDVEFIAQTLALAHGLYAPNTLQALQALQASGALDPMAAATLTDNFRQLRRVEIILRRWSYEGESELPADPAPFYRVSVRCGFATPEDFRQAVARWRKAIREIYQQIFAAELAALNPTVPKAARHERQRD comes from the coding sequence ATGAGCCGCACCTCGTGGGCCGCTGCCATCAAAAAAGCGCCCGTCCCTGAGCGGGCGCAGCAATATTACCAGGCGCTGTCCCAGACCAGCGCCGGCCCGATGTTGGAAAGCGCCCGTCCAGAGGCGCGCCAGGCACTGTGCGCCCTGTTCAGCGGCTCGCAATACCTCAGCGAATGGCTGCAGGCCCACCCGGAATGCCTCGCTGATTTGCTCGACGTGGAGGCGCTGGCGCAACCGCGGGCCCTCGCCGGATTGCGCCAGGAAGTCCAAGGGTGGCTTCAGCCTGCCCTCGAGGCGCAGGATTACGCCGGCGCCCTCCGCCGGCTGCGCCAGTTCAAACAGCGCCAGATGCTGCGCATCGCCGCCCGCGACCTCGCCCGCCTGGCGCCCGCCACCTCCATTATCAAGGAGCTGTCGGATGTGGCTGATGTCTGTCTCTCAGCCGTGGGGCGCGTGGTGTACGAGCAATTCACCCGCCGTTACGGCCAGCCCTGGCATGCCGTCGCCGAAAACCAGTGGGAAATCACCCCCTGGTGCGTCCTGGGTCTGGGCAAACTGGGCGGGCAGGAACTCAACTACAGCTCGGATGTGGACGTCATTTTCGTGTACGCCGCCGAGGGCATCGTCGCCAAAAATCCCCCGCGCCATGTTGGCCCCGCCGCAACCTCCCTCACCAATCACCAGTTCTTTTGCCGCATGGCGGAAGCCTTCGTGGCCGAGGTGGGGCGGGTCACGACGGAGGGCCAGCTTTACCGCATTGATCTCCGGCTGCGGCCCGAAGGCAAGGCCGGCCCGCTGGCGCGCTCGCTGGAAAGTTATGAGAATTATTACGCCCAGTGGGGCCAAACCTGGGAGCGCATGATGCTCATCAAGGCGCGCCCCGTGGCCGGCGATGCGGGTCTGGCGCATGAATTTGCCGAAACCATCCAGGCTTTCCGCTACCCCCGAATGCTCAGTGAGCGGGTGATCGCCGACGTGGCGGCCATGAAGGCGCGCACCGAGGCCGAGGTGGTGCGCAGCGGAGAGCTGGAGCGGAATGTCAAACTGGGACGCGGCGGCATCCGCGAAATCGAATTCATTGTGCAGGTCACCCAACTGCTCCATGCCGGACGCAACCCCTTTCTGCAAATTCCCCAAACCCTCCCCGCCCTTCAGGCCATGGTCAAGTATGGGCTGTTGCAAGCCGAAGAGGCCCAGGCTTTGACGGAGGCTTATTGTTTCCTGCGCAATGTGGAGCATCGCCTTCAGATGGAGAACAACCGCCAGACCCATACCATCCCCGAAAACCCGGCCGCCCAAAAACGCTTGGCGGCCTTGATGGGCTTCCCTTCCTGGACGGCCTTTGCCAGACAATGGCGGGCCTACCAGGAGCGCGTCCGGGCGGCCTATGAAAACCGGTTTCAAACGCCCCCGCCCACCCCGGCCGGGCCATGGCTGCCACCCCGCATCGCGGGACACGAAGAGATCTGGCTCAGCTTGCTGGCCGAGTGCAGCTTCCGTGATCCGCCCGCGGCCTTGAAATGGATGGCGGAGTTTTTGCACGGCCCGGGCTACGGCCATTTATCCGCCCAGTCTGAAACCTCGGCCCGCGAGCTGGCCGGCCGCCTGCTCACCTGGTGTCCACGCAAGGATGCCCAGGGGCGCATCACCAACCTAGGGCCGCGGACCCTCTCCGACCCCGACCGCGTGCTGGCCCGCCTGGACGCTTTCATTGCGGCCTACGGCTCACGCGCCATGCTCTATGAGGCGTGGACCCGCCAGCCCTCGCTCTTTGAGATGTTGGTGCTGTTGTTTGACCGCTCCGAGTACCTGGCCGAAACCGCCATCCGCACGCCCGATCTGGTGGATGATCTGGTGGCCAGCGGCCAGTTGCGCCGCAGCAAAACCGCCGAGCAAACGCTGGCCGATTTGCGCCACGGCCTTCAGGATGCCGACCAGGCCCAATGGCTCCGGCGCTACTTCGCCACGGAATTCATGCGCATCGGCCTGCGCGAGATCATCGGGCTGGCCGATCCAGAACAGAACCTGGCCGAACTTTCCGCCCTGGCGGATGCCTGCCTGCAATATGCCGTCGAGGTGGTCATGCGCAGGCACCGTCTGAAAAAACCCCCTTTTGCCATCATCGGACTGGGCAAGTTGGGTGGCGCGGAGCTGACTTACGGCAGCGATTTGGATCTCTTGTTCGTGGCCGCCAGAGGCAGCCGCCATCTGCACCGTCTGACTCCCCTGGCTGCGGAAATCATGGCCCTGCTTTCCGAAAAAACCGCCGACGGCAGCGTATTTCACACCGACGCCCGGCTGCGGCCCGATGGGGAAAAAGGATTGCTGGTCAATGCCCTGGAGGCTTACGAGGCCTACTACCGTCAGCGCGCCCAGCTTTGGGAAATCCAGGCCCTCAGCCGGGCCCGCGCCGTGGCCGGGGATGCCGCCGTGGGCCGGGAATTCACGGCGCTGGCGCAAAGATTAACCAATTTCGCCCAGCCAGACCTGCCCCTATCCGCGTATCAACCCGGATGGCGGCAGGACATTGTGCGCATGCGCTGGCGCATTGAAAAAGAGCGCACCCCTCCGGGTAAGGAGGCCCTGGCCATAAAAACCGGCGCGGGGGGCATCATGGACGTTGAATTTATTGCCCAAACCCTGGCGCTTGCGCATGGCCTCTATGCCCCCAACACCCTGCAGGCGCTGCAGGCATTGCAGGCCTCCGGCGCCCTGGACCCCATGGCCGCCGCCACGCTCACCGATAACTTCCGGCAACTGCGCCGCGTGGAAATCATCCTGCGCCGCTGGAGCTACGAGGGGGAATCGGAGCTGCCCGCCGACCCCGCCCCCTTCTACCGTGTCTCCGTCCGCTGCGGTTTTGCCACGCCCGAAGATTTTCGACAGGCCGTTGCCCGATGGCGCAAGGCCATTCGCGAGATTTACCAGCAGATTTTTGCCGCCGAACTGGCGGCGCTCAACCCCACTGTGCCCAAAGCAGCCCGCCATGAGCGACAACGTGATTAA
- the mutM gene encoding bifunctional DNA-formamidopyrimidine glycosylase/DNA-(apurinic or apyrimidinic site) lyase, with translation MPELPEVEVLVRHLGPQLAGRRISEVRVFHAKVVRPHRPTEFARAVRGARFHQVRRRGKYLLFDLEQLGGGTLLMVGHLGMTGRMYLTSPSAPWPAHVGICFQLEDARLVYVDPRRFGRMTLEAAVLQHLGPEPLDRQFTARRLQEHLAGSRQAIKVRLMDQRVVAGVGNIYASEALWRAAISPRRAAGRLGREACGRLWRALRAVLREAIAWGSTIPLDFAGREKGEKLFYFGVREGKPGYYHERLRVYDRAGQPCLRCGAGIRRIIQGGRSTYYCPACQR, from the coding sequence ATGCCCGAGCTGCCGGAAGTTGAGGTTTTGGTGCGTCACCTGGGGCCGCAGTTGGCGGGCCGCCGCATCAGCGAGGTTCGGGTTTTCCACGCCAAGGTGGTGCGGCCACATCGTCCCACCGAGTTTGCCCGCGCGGTCCGCGGGGCGCGCTTTCATCAAGTCCGGCGCCGGGGGAAATATCTCCTTTTTGATCTGGAGCAGCTCGGGGGTGGGACGCTCCTTATGGTGGGGCATTTGGGCATGACGGGCCGCATGTATTTAACTTCACCGTCGGCTCCGTGGCCGGCGCATGTTGGAATATGTTTCCAGTTGGAGGACGCCCGGCTGGTTTATGTGGATCCCCGGCGTTTTGGGCGCATGACCCTGGAGGCTGCCGTGCTGCAGCATTTGGGGCCCGAGCCGCTGGACCGGCAATTTACGGCCCGGCGGTTGCAGGAGCATCTGGCCGGCAGCCGGCAGGCCATCAAAGTGCGGCTGATGGATCAGCGGGTGGTGGCGGGCGTGGGCAACATCTACGCCAGCGAAGCCCTGTGGCGCGCCGCCATTTCTCCGCGCCGGGCCGCGGGGCGCCTGGGCAGGGAAGCGTGCGGGCGGTTGTGGCGGGCGTTGCGGGCGGTTCTGCGGGAGGCCATTGCCTGGGGCAGCACGATACCCCTGGATTTTGCCGGGCGGGAAAAGGGTGAAAAACTCTTTTACTTTGGCGTGCGGGAAGGGAAGCCGGGCTATTACCATGAGCGTTTGCGGGTGTATGATCGGGCGGGCCAACCTTGCCTGCGCTGTGGGGCCGGGATTCGCCGCATCATCCAGGGCGGCCGCAGCACGTATTATTGTCCGGCCTGTCAGCGGTAA
- a CDS encoding RluA family pseudouridine synthase, whose product MSDNVIKLSSRPTREYWEIPVLYEDEHLLALAKPARLLTSPDRYDPARPNLMRLLHEGIREGKPWAKDRNLTYLMNAHRLDFETTGILLLAKSKPVLTALASLFGSEKPLKVYAALVQGTPPEPAWQVDAPIAMHPVKVGYWRVDRQKGKRALTQFRIRESFRGYTLLECRPLTGRTHQIRVHLRYCHLPICGDALYGGQPLLLSSLKPGYRLKRGHTERPLIQTVALHAERLALPHPVTGQMVEITAEWPKDLRVAVKYLRQFAADRKLPPTDG is encoded by the coding sequence ATGAGCGACAACGTGATTAAACTCTCTTCCCGTCCCACGCGGGAGTACTGGGAAATCCCCGTGCTTTACGAGGATGAACATTTGCTGGCGCTGGCCAAACCGGCCCGGCTGCTCACCTCGCCGGACCGTTATGACCCGGCGCGGCCCAACCTGATGCGCCTTTTGCACGAGGGCATCCGGGAGGGCAAACCGTGGGCCAAAGACCGCAATCTGACCTATCTCATGAACGCCCACCGGCTGGACTTCGAGACCACCGGCATCCTGCTGCTGGCCAAGAGCAAACCGGTCCTCACCGCCCTGGCCAGCTTATTCGGCTCGGAAAAACCCCTGAAAGTCTATGCCGCCCTCGTCCAGGGCACCCCCCCTGAACCCGCCTGGCAGGTGGATGCCCCCATCGCCATGCATCCCGTCAAAGTCGGCTACTGGCGCGTGGACCGGCAAAAAGGCAAACGCGCACTCACCCAGTTTCGCATCCGGGAAAGTTTTCGCGGTTACACCCTCCTGGAGTGCCGCCCGCTCACCGGCCGCACCCATCAAATTCGCGTCCACCTGCGCTACTGCCACCTGCCTATTTGCGGCGATGCCCTTTACGGCGGCCAGCCGCTGCTGCTCTCCTCACTCAAACCCGGCTACCGGCTCAAGCGCGGCCACACGGAGCGGCCTTTAATTCAAACCGTGGCCCTCCACGCCGAGCGGCTTGCCCTGCCCCACCCCGTGACCGGGCAAATGGTGGAAATAACCGCCGAATGGCCCAAAGACCTGCGCGTGGCTGTGAAGTACCTGCGCCAGTTTGCTGCTGACCGTAAATTGCCCCCAACAGACGGCTGA
- a CDS encoding ATP-binding cassette domain-containing protein codes for MSAPPSSAKEVLCELRRADIASPRAPSVALLQQVDWAITSGERWLILSPPGAGKSALLQTAAGIQRPLQGEVWLFGQCLHHLREPELLPLRQKVGLVFEGGGRLFPELTVAQNVALPQAYHHSKPWAEAIAQITPLLDWLELGPYASEAPVRLPRAWLPRAGLARALALQPRLLFLDHPWRGADPQERQWWQSKLSALPSHVPSVAALVLAVDEPEPWLSGCSRLAVVHQRQLATFPSAAEGHAWLAAHHLLASPP; via the coding sequence ATGAGCGCACCCCCTTCATCAGCCAAGGAAGTGCTGTGTGAGTTGCGCCGCGCAGACATCGCCTCCCCGCGCGCCCCCTCCGTGGCCCTGCTGCAACAAGTGGACTGGGCCATCACCAGCGGGGAGCGCTGGCTGATCCTCAGCCCGCCGGGGGCCGGCAAATCGGCTTTGCTGCAAACCGCGGCCGGCATTCAACGCCCCCTGCAGGGCGAGGTCTGGCTGTTTGGCCAATGCCTCCATCACCTGCGCGAGCCTGAGCTGTTGCCGCTTCGTCAAAAAGTGGGCCTGGTTTTCGAGGGTGGCGGACGCTTGTTTCCGGAGCTGACGGTGGCCCAAAACGTGGCGTTGCCGCAGGCCTATCACCACTCCAAGCCCTGGGCCGAGGCGATCGCGCAAATTACCCCCCTCTTGGATTGGCTGGAACTTGGGCCTTACGCCAGCGAAGCCCCCGTCCGACTGCCGCGCGCATGGCTGCCCCGGGCCGGTCTGGCCCGGGCCTTGGCCCTGCAACCGCGACTCTTGTTTCTGGACCATCCCTGGCGGGGGGCGGACCCCCAGGAACGCCAATGGTGGCAGAGCAAATTATCCGCCCTGCCATCACACGTCCCTTCCGTCGCCGCGCTCGTGCTGGCGGTGGATGAACCGGAGCCCTGGCTGTCCGGGTGCTCACGCCTGGCCGTGGTCCATCAACGTCAACTGGCAACCTTCCCCTCGGCAGCCGAGGGACACGCCTGGCTGGCCGCGCATCATTTGCTCGCCTCGCCGCCGTAA